The following are encoded together in the Plasmodium brasilianum strain Bolivian I chromosome 10, whole genome shotgun sequence genome:
- a CDS encoding ubiquitin carboxyl-terminal hydrolase 2, which produces MDLQPKSSSTSKNIQLDKIQILNLFKIFDNLPFEPKSENETWYIINKEFIDNLRNYETGKTNSYNNIIKNKIFVEDCDNNNVTTRTRIVKEYENSNGIGFLLYPERAMQILEKHFEFDFKIPRAVYPCKTSRNDKVIYKVDIQPLKIIVYSKDPNEYSNPSKMKIVLLRSDTIEMVIKEIISNFDKSSFKKNLFYADNYDSKREKSWDCLYLHDSTEFPLHKKVCEYNIDETSCLLITHERPDIKCLMYQNETNYMRRDIEGSRRKGNEDIQNYSGNVGSIGSGMNNASISYIFEHGGDRGLINLGNTCFLNSSLQCLAKILKFSNYFLSGKFWDHINYSNPVGQHGRLAKAYYETLHELWKINKRDEPYAPKALKQAISEKRDEFYGYQQHDSQELLAFLLDGLHEDLNLIRKKPYYEEKLQGGVDKLDVDVAEASWNRHKEINNSIIVDLFQGQYRSRLQCPKCKKVSITFDPFMYLSIPLPPKKNHRIWFHVILNRDFPIAMRFSCSFNGSQEVLKLKIFFLNIIKNLKNKRKNILLHSKCIIKNNRYPHEGNNAFNFHAKLLDDKNEFYDDVDEGDEQDDDEANDNDDDQGGGNSSSCADAIKNKSKTTNNLREQDINSIYESICAMCNINTIEELEINNLCFLYTKFKNLACNNFFQVLNNSDFVAEPHTRNGKGISHIFVFILPKFCTHLIDKNMELKGDEHLEVLTNSTVTTNNTSLKDEEMNAKNENNNETKKTVKSKQCTNKIIKKRKGLLPSSNQMRKGEKIYQEEDVEEGYEDTGESNEMNNNINEVTATTFLSDSNGLNKNNTTTTTTTTATTTTSTTITNSNNNNVIATSEHISYDELLKDKIFFNQDFNNLHDKYFSVLIVPLNKDEQLLYKMKNNDLPLLFNVPFNFTLADLYAKVKYAYTKSTTKTAAMAEATAAATTAVAVTGSADRILKNVDGKFQYSNNKLYYKSKHTQNSDRESTKKDSVSTDGGNCIGNGLNPINEENHSETKNNLNNRYDDGFLDKLTLYIPSYNLKEEWTPKDNLGLELKKDGTYLSDYIKNSDEKRLIIIHLNSNGIDDELSLDIKTLTFVDLEERYGIDTCLKLFSEEEHLDENNTWYCGNCKLHVQAYKKLDLFRMPIILILHLKRFNNTNRWLRTKVDSYVYYPHKENEFLNMAPYILEDGLKHMKKLDSQYSPLYELIGVNCHTGGLCGGHYFAYVKLHDKWYNFNDTYVTTIDESQVNTKNAYLLFYQLFTHRNEKFTGLAEHKNFAEEEAIRMANASYYN; this is translated from the exons atggatctTCAACCCAAATCAAGTTCCACAAGCAAAAATATACAGCTCGATAAGATAcaaattttgaatttatttaaaatttttgacaATTTACCTTTTGAGCCAAAGAGTGAGAATGAGACATG GTATATTATCAACAAAGAATTCATAGACAATCTACGAAACTATGAAACGGGTAAAACGAACAGCTACAAcaacattataaaaaataaaatatttgtagaGGATTGTGATAATAACAATGTTACTACTAGGACGAGGATAGTAaaagaatatgaaaatagCAATGGAATAGGTTTTCTGTTATACCCAGAGAGGGCAATGCAGATTTTAGAAAAACATTTTGAGTTTGATTTTAAAATACCGAGAGCAGTATATCCTTGTAAGACTTCAAGGAACGATAAAGTAATTTATAAAGTGGATATACAGCcgttaaaaataattgtatattCTAAGGATCCGAATGAATATTCAAATCCGtccaaaatgaaaattgttCTTTTGCGGAGTGACACTATAGAAATGGTCATTAAGGAG ATAATCAGCAATTTTGACAAGTCGAGTTTCAAGAAAAACTTATTTTATGCAGACAATTATGATAGCAAAAGAGAGAAGAGCTGGGATTGCTTGTATCTGCATGATAGTACAGAGTTTCCTTTACATAAGAAGGTATGTGAATACAATATTGATGAGACAAGTTGTTTGTTAATAACTCATGAAAGGCCAGATATTAAATGTTTAATGTACCAAAATGAAACCAACTACATGAGAAGAGACATAGAAGGTAGCAGGAGAAAAGGAAATGAagatatacaaaattatagTGGCAATGTTGGCAGTATTGGAAGCGGTATGAATAATGCGAGtataagttatatttttgagCATGGGGGGGACAGGGGTCTAATTAACTTAGGAAAtacatgttttttaaattcatccCTACAATGTTTggcaaaaattttaaaattttcaaattattttttaagtggTAAATTCTGGgatcatataaattattccaATCCAGTAGGTCAACATGGACGATTAGCAAAGGCATACTATGAAACGTTACATGAATTgtggaaaataaataagagaGATGAACCTTACGCACCTAAGGCATTAAAACAAGCTATAAGTGAGAAAAGAGATGAGTTTTATGGTTATCAACAACATGATTCTCAAGAATTATTAGCATTTCTTTTAGATGGATTACATGAGGATTTAAATTTGATTCGAAAAAAACCATACTATGAAGAGAAATTACAAGGAGGAGTAGATAAATTAGATGTTGATGTTGCTGAAGCATCTTGGAATAGACataaagaaattaataattctattATTGTAGATTTGTTTCAAGGTCAATATAGATCAAGATTACAATGTccaaaatgtaaaaaagtgAGTATAACTTTTGATccatttatgtatttatccATTCCTTTACctccaaaaaaaaatcatcGAATTTGGTTTcatgttatattaaatagGGATTTCCCAATTGCTATGAGATTTTCTTGCTCCTTTAATGGATCACAAGAAgtcttaaaattaaaaatcttttttttaaatattattaaaaatttaaaaaataaaagaaaaaatatcttACTACATAGTAAGTGCATAATAAAGAACAATAGGTACCCCCACGAAGGAAACAATGCATTTAATTTTCACGCCAAATTGCTGGacgataaaaatgaattttacgATGATGTCGACGAGGGCGATGAGCAGGATGACGACGAGGCGAACGACAATGACGATGACCAAGGTGGTGGGAATAGCAGCAGCTGCGCGGACgctataaaaaacaaatccAAGACAACAAACAACTTAAGGGAACAAGATATAAACAGTATTTATGAGAGCATATGTGCCATGTGTAACATAAACACAATTGAGGAATTAGAGATTAACAACCTGTGCTTCctttatacaaaatttaaaaatttagcgtgtaataatttttttcaagtatTAAACAATAGCGATTTTGTAGCAGAACCGCATACAAGAAATGGAAAGGGAATTAgtcatatttttgtatttattcttCCAAAATTCTGTACACATTtaatagataaaaatatggaaTTAAAGGGAGATGAGCACTTAGAAGTACTTACAAACTCAACAGTCACAACTAATAATACAAGTCTGAAGGATGAAGAAATGAATGcaaaaaacgaaaataacAATGAAACGAAAAAAACAGTCAAAAGTAAGCAGTGCACTAATAAGATAATTAAGAAGAGAAAGGGGCTGTTACCTTCATCCAATCAAATGAggaaaggggaaaaaatatatcaagaGGAGGATGTAGAAGAAGGTTATGAAGACACAGGGGAATCAAATGAAATGAACAACAACATAAATGAAGTAACTGCAACTACCTTCTTAAGTGATTCCAAtggattaaataaaaataataccaCTACTACCAccactactactgctactacaaCTACTTCGACCACTATTactaatagtaataataataatgtaatagcTACGTCTGAACACATTTCGTACGATGAACTGCTAAAGGATAAGATCTTTTTCAATCAAGATTTCAACAATCTTcatgataaatatttttccgtCTTAATCGTTCCTCTTAACAAAGATGAGCAGTTGCTATACAagatgaaaaataatgatcTTCCCCTTCTCTTTAATGtaccttttaattttactctGGCCGACTTATATGCTAAGGTAAAGTATGCATACACAAAGAGCACAACAAAAACAGCCGCAATGGCAGAGGCCACTGCAGCTGCAACCACAGCAGTGGCAGTAACAGGAAGTGCTGATAGGATACTAAAAAATGTAGATGGCAAATTTCAGTACAGTAATAATAAGCTGTATTATAAGAGTAAACACACACAGAATAGTGATAGAGAAAGCACTAAGAAAGATAGTGTTAGTACTGATGGAGGAAATTGCATAGGTAATGGTTTAAACCCAATTAATGAAGAGAATCACTCAGAGAcaaagaataatttaaataatagatATGATGATGGCTTTTTAGATAAACTTACTTTGTATATTCCatcttataatttaaaagaggAATGGACACCTAAGGATAATCTAGgtttagaattaaaaaaagacgGAACATATTTATctgattatataaaaaactcAGATGAAAAAAGacttataattatacatcTAAATAGTAATGGAATAGATGATGAGTTGTCATTAGACATAAAAACATTAACATTTGTTGATTTAGAAGAAAGATATGGTATAGATACTTGCCTAAAGCTTTTTTCAGAAGAAGAACATttagatgaaaataatacttGGTATTGTGGTAATTGTAAATTACATGTACaggcatataaaaaattagatttATTTCGTATGcctattatattaatattacatttaaaaagatttaataatacaaatagaTGGTTAAGAACAAAAGTTGATTCTTATGTTTATTATCCACATAAggaaaatgaatttttaaatatggcACCATACATTTTAGAAGATGGTTTaaaacatatgaaaaaattagattCGCAATATTCCCCATTATATGAACTCATAGGTGTTAATTGTCATACGGGGGGATTATGTGGAGGCCATTATTTTGCTTATGTAAAGCTACATGACAAGTGGTATAACTTCAATGATACTTACGTAACAACTATTGATGAATCTCaagtaaatacaaaaaatgctTATTTGTTGTTTTATCAATTATTTACACatagaaatgaaaaatttaccGGTTTAGCggaacataaaaatttcgCTGAAGAAGAGGCCATCCGCATGGCTAATGCGAGTTATTACAATTAG
- a CDS encoding AP2 domain transcription factor AP2-O2, whose protein sequence is MELDEEGCPENTNSRTDQEDEEDEATNIYNNMNYANDSFAINNSNSGGIKIGINKKDYDIYISQLKDKNTKHLIKNKTKQTKKYSTSKDNDIQSIYYEMKILDVKTQDYEQYENGNHKDISNNKENDFDNYSNLCKLKNNLHLNEHILLEQNVDDHSSSMGNTNTVCLADKQSKFTSQRGVHQDLCDDMQHDMHYNFDHYLEDKEIDSFDRTAYDENYDQANFYKIGESTNFEENNFIDVNSNNVNTNENEELTYFNPVDANSDATAVDRGNSKMHISSNNDKDTNSRTINMLYNDKECDIQNNMRNLSYVSASLTNRNLFFNLRKKDCEMNTLNDNDHVNVNFDNMEHLNKSQFLPDTYSLLNNTQLANRVSTFCNNIQKEETRGEYCANNEGSTNATYEIREDNYDERYTSSSVIHEEEKKDEYKHVDVEKIEHQTASNIFRKHNVPLNETSHKNKDYENGEMIIKLSECSRNNTSEKISKKRKRRIDKLRLSEEQNKKVLCRDKEEDVDIKDHSPFDGPCEGIASTQNHKEINQNDNDLVSSSMGSSTMPSSTMDSVTNQQGSIFQNSINAEEENISYTSDSKDEQMGNKYEHTILYKEEKVGFAYVSDVDSKKGSRRNMKKNKMSPNKNGEHNNEENDEENYDKNENVKYINEEDVQVNTSSSAVREEITNELFNRNEDNKDMDIKGNGSKGSANEKYNKRPLRKAAKKCITLWSEELKKKSEKSHTFVDRAKGVGDYKKEERLLKRKEKEKDMKQAKSGQSNERSDNNDAQVRDQANDHTTDSAGGCEKKSNPGNHDELKNYEQGKEREFTSYTSNMYHMNNNKETETNEEKKKKENTSSSSSPNISSLPRSGSSTLPSSICGDNNIPILFNEKMDEREMFKYLDLLRHLPSKKGGAQYKLHKAILTEEMVKRAKKFPLVQGVYFDRYQQRWSVNWNEDGKRVAKYFPIKLFGFDYARRLAIYCKNYQKIPEEALIFEQAYRANQQNNKVKNDSIHNSNTNNNKLKRGNKKNVKRRNSSKSGDRNEDDSYKELCSKKRKNISTYQNDESSCTNLNDENEYNDNYTKIPGNITSYSSNNYSMLNNSSCYIRENVANFFNEYDNSLNKSENITKRVKIDKSGEINDSIKLDSLVSNNPEIGMCIEQKEGITYFKNYQVCEREVVGEDMVNDIGEVKCPCDSDGLKGNIIRSGNFDEDSNTPCNEASALCLKQKFNTYNSYVTVSDGRSNNRNADRMDQSMHNVYSVDMELGLQCTSNDSGRAVNGYVVNGDTVNLNSTANDESHNDSVEKYSNVVCNVNGAKNSTSSVNSGSRGSLNSYEDSQNEKRVTADLMQEVNSDECYSELENGTKKKKKRKQSKESKHSSKRVNLICASTGTLSLKSSASYISSTSSCLKNTENLSSNEVNYDNKDNTTYDIKDLRKCKKSQVLNKCNDNIDISLSYEMKKKRKHLLEQYHEYVNDVNTVVNKEYSIHNDNNNNVIDKNVDNNESITIDPQNNSSVKNENDKDPCKKLEDIKNMNKYSDTVNSSYKTISVSNNKHMNNIIEKSGIKKLEMNINEGINKEIQDSNVDDINSRIVGVHYDRKQYRWKATWYTSHGRRCAKYYPIKQYGYLEAKKMAIECRKAYNMYKKLKRNTDSNDSSAPISTTSGINGISGISNIRGTSGSTNNSNLNNGCNKSSCNEINCDINFENSIFPREYYITLFENDEKKDGYYWENKKSKKNSKKSACLDNNEKQRRHYNEALKKINNIKLKEGNDGTEDVSNKRDMNKFITGSTHCNIENNANNQAPVEVFIPVTENVTCTSAANATKETSTLAASNSRYNNENTESTSTSYEYDHQTGTFTNSFCNNLLNNNDMEAHNDCSAKNTSSLLSLYYLSENILKFQKGTIKCILQDLRDNCLSNLAYELKNITFQEYYMAIHYLNRYVDDSNCYDDIFFLLKILAKNLEIRKIPSLYNEEEQKEFLNSLTIITKQMKNSYAYFTSTSNIMSSGEPDRFSSLIFQ, encoded by the coding sequence ATGGAATTAGACGAAGAAGGCTGTCCAGAGAACACAAATAGCAGGACAGACCAGGAAGATGAGGAGGACGAAgctacaaacatatataacaaCATGAATTATGCAAATGATAGTTTTGCAATAAACAATTCAAATAGTGGTGGaataaaaataggaataaataaaaaagactatgatatatatattagtcaACTAAAAGATAAGAATACAAAACATttaattaagaataaaacaaaacagacAAAAAAGTATAGTACTAGTAAAGATAATGATATACAGTCAATTTACTacgaaatgaaaatattagatGTTAAGACCCAGGATTATGAACAATATGAAAACGGTAATCATAAAGATATAAGTAacaataaagaaaatgattTTGACAATTATAGTAATTTGTGTAAgttaaagaataatttacatttaaatgaacatattttGTTAGAACAGAACGTGGATGATCATTCAAGCAGCATGGGGAATACGAACACTGTATGTCTAGCGGACAAACAAAGTAAGTTCACTAGTCAGAGGGGCGTTCATCAAGATTTATGCGATGATATGCAACACGATATGCACTACAATTTTGACCACTATTTAGAGGATAAAGAAATAGACTCCTTTGACAGAACAGCATATGATGAAAATTATGATCAAgctaatttttacaaaattggAGAGTCGACAAATTTTGAAGAAAACAATTTCATTGATGTTAATTCAAATAATGTGAACACGAATGAGAATGAAGAacttacatattttaacCCAGTCGATGCAAATAGTGATGCAACCGCAGTGGACAGAGGAAATTCGAAAATGCATATCAGTAGCAACAATGATAAGGATACAAATAGTAGGACTATCAATATGCTATACAATGACAAAGAATGTGATATACAGAACAACATGCGTAATTTGAGTTATGTAAGCGCGTCTCTTACAAATAGAAATTTATTCTTCAATTTAAGGAAGAAGGACTGCGAAATGAATACCTTAAACGATAATGATCATGTTAATGTAAATTTTGATAACATGgaacatttaaataaatctCAATTTCTTCCAGACACATATAgtcttttaaataatacacaACTCGCTAATAGAGTAAGCACcttttgtaataatatacagAAAGAAGAAACTAGAGGAGAATATTGTGCTAATAATGAAGGTTCGACGAATGCAACATACGAAATAAGAGAGGATAATTATGACGAGCGGTATACTTCTAGTAGTGTAATCCATGAGGAAGAGAAGAAGGATGAGTATAAGCATGTGGATGTAGAAAAAATCGAACATCAAACTGCTTCTAACATATTTCGTAAACATAATGTACCGTTAAATGAAACTTCACATAAGAATAAGGATTATGAAAATGGTGAAatgattataaaattaagtgAATGTAGTAGGAATAACACTAGTGAAAAGAttagcaaaaaaagaaaaagaagaattgaTAAACTACGGTTAAGTGAGGAACAAAATAAGAAAGTTCTTTGCAGAGATAAAGAAGAGGATGTGGATATAAAGGACCATTCCCCATTTGATGGACCGTGTGAGGGTATAGCCAGTACCCAGAAtcataaagaaataaatcaaaatgatAATGATTTGGTTAGTAGCAGTATGGGAAGTAGCACTATGCCTAGTAGCACCATGGACAGTGTAACCAATCAACAGGGAAGCATTTTCCAAAATAGCATTAATGCGGAAGAAGAGAACATTTCTTATACCAGTGACAGTAAGGACGAACAAATGGGAAATAAATATGAGCATACTATATTATACAAAGAGGAAAAAGTTGGCTTTGCTTATGTATCTGATGTGGACTCGAAAAAAGGAAGCAGGcgaaatatgaagaaaaataaaatgagtcCAAATAAAAATGGTGAACATAATAATGAAGAGAATGACGAggaaaattatgataaaaatgaaaacgtGAAATACATCAATGAGGAGGATGTACAGGTAAACACTAGCTCTTCTGCTGTTCGTGAAGAGATTACAAATGAGCTATTTAATCGAAATGAGGATAATAAAGACATGGACATAAAAGGAAATGGTAGCAAAGGAAGTGCTAACGAAAAGTACAATAAGCGACCGTTAAGAAAAGCTGCAAAGAAATGTATTACTCTGTGGTCAGAggaactaaaaaaaaaatcagaaaAGAGTCATACTTTTGTGGACAGAGCGAAGGGTGTGGgggattataaaaaagaggagAGGTTGCTAAAAAGGAAGGAAAAGGAGAAGGACATGAAGCAAGCAAAAAGTGGGCAATCGAACGAGCGAagtgataataatgatgcaCAAGTGAGAGACCAAGCAAATGATCATACAACAGACAGCGCAGGAGGCTGCGAAAAAAAGTCAAATCCTGGTAATCACGAtgagttaaaaaattatgaacaaggTAAGGAAAGGGAGTTTACCAGTTATACATCGAATATGTATCATATGAATAACAATAAAGAGACAGAAACtaatgaggaaaaaaagaaaaaggagaatACATCTTCCTCGTCTTCACCAAATATATCATCTTTACCACGGTCAGGCTCCTCAACATTGCCATCATCAATATGTGgagataataatataccaatattatttaatgaaaaaatggatGAGAGGGAAATGTTCAAATATCTTGACTTGTTAAGGCATTTACCAAGTAAAAAAGGTGGAGCACAATATAAATTACACAAAGCTATTCTTACAGAGGAAATGGTGAAGAGAGCAAAAAAATTTCCTCTTGTCCAAGGGGTATATTTTGATAGATACCAACAAAGGTGGAGTGTTAATTGGAATGAAGATGGCAAAAGAGTAGCTAAATATTTTcctattaaattatttgggTTTGATTATGCTCGTAGATTAGctatatattgtaaaaattatcaaaaaatacCAGAAGAagctttaatttttgaacAGGCCTATAGAGCTAATcagcaaaataataaagtaaaaaatgatagCATTCATAATAGTAACacgaataataataaactcAAGAGAGGTAACAAAAAGAATGTTAAAAGGAGAAATTCTAGCAAAAGTGGGGATAGGAATGAAGATGACAGTTATAAAGAACTATGTagtaaaaagagaaaaaatattagcaCTTACCAAAACGACGAGAGTAGTTGCACAAACTTGAACGATGAGAATGAATACAATGACAACTATACTAAAATTCCAGGAAATATTACTTCATATTCttcaaataattattctatGTTGAACAATTCTTCTTGTTATATTCGTGAGAATGTGGCTAATTTTTTCAATGAATATGATAACAGCCTGAACAAGTCAGAAAATATCACTAAAAGAGTGAAAATCGACAAAAGTGGGGAAATAAATGATTCCATCAAATTAGATAGCCTTGTGTCGAATAATCCAGAAATTGGGATGTGCATAGAACAAAAGGAGGGCATAacgtattttaaaaattatcagGTATGCGAACGTGAAGTTGTAGGTGAAGATATGGTTAATGATATAGGTGAGGTAAAATGCCCATGCGACTCAGATGGTCTAAAGGGTAATATAATACGTAGTGGAAATTTTGACGAAGACAGTAATACACCCTGCAACGAAGCAAGTGCATTATGTTTGAAGCAGAAATTCAACACGTATAACTCATATGTTACTGTGTCCGATGGAAGGAGTAATAATAGGAATGCCGATAGGATGGACCAGTCCATGCACAATGTGTACAGTGTAGATATGGAATTGGGGCTTCAATGTACGAGTAATGATAGCGGAAGGGCGGTAAATGGATATGTAGTTAACGGTGATACAGTTAATTTAAACTCTACAGCTAACGACGAGTCGCATAATGACTCGGTCGAAAAATACTCTAATGTGGTATGCAATGTGAACGGTGCGAAGAATAGCACTAGTAGTGTGAATAGTGGCAGTAGAGGTAGTTTGAACTCTTACGAAGATTCACAGAATGAAAAGCGCGTGACTGCTGACTTGATGCAGGAAGTAAACTCAGATGAATGCTATTCGGAGCTAGAAAATggaaccaaaaaaaaaaaaaaaaggaagcagTCAAAAGAATCGAAGCATTCGAGTAAAAGAGTAAATTTAATATGCGCTTCTACAGGAACGTTATCCCTTAAATCCTCTGCTTCCTACATATCGTCTACTTCTTCCTGTTTGAAGAATACGGAAAATTTATCATCGAATGAGgtaaattatgataataagGATAATACTACATACGATATCAAGGATTtgagaaaatgtaaaaagagCCAAGTATTAAATAAGTGTAATGATAACATAGATATCAGTCTGAGTTAcgaaatgaagaaaaagagaaagcaTTTATTAGAACAGTATCATGAATATGTCAATGATGTGAACACAGTAGTGAATAAGGAATATAGTATACATAatgacaataataataacgtGATAGATAAAAATGTTGACAATAATGAAAGTATTACTATTGACCCGCAAAATAATTCCAGTGTAAAgaatgaaaatgataaagaTCCTTGCAAGAAGTTGGaggatataaaaaacatgaaTAAGTATAGCGATACAGTAAATTCTTCGTATAAAACTATTAGtgttagtaataataaacacatgaataatataattgaaaaaagtgGAATTAAAAAACTGGAGATGAACATAAATGAAggtataaataaagaaattcaAGATAGCAATGTGGATGATATTAATTCAAGAATAGTAGGTGTTCACTATGACAGAAAACAATATAGATGGAAAGCGACATGGTATACGTCTCATGGGAGAAGATGTGCAAAATATTATCCGATAAAACAGTACGGTTATTtagaagcaaaaaaaatggCCATAGAGTGTAGGAAGGCGTATAACATGTACAAGAAGCTGAAGAGGAACACAGACAGCAACGACAGTAGTGCCCCGATTAGCACTACTAGCGGTATTAACGGTATTAGCGGAATTAGCAACATTAGGGGTACTAGTGGTAGCACGAACAATAGTAACCTAAACAACGGATGCAACAAAAGCAGCTGTAACGAAATCAACTGTGACATAAACTTTGAGAACTCTATTTTTCCGAGGGAATACTACATAACCCTATTTGAGAACGATGAGAAAAAAGACGGCTATTACTGGgagaacaaaaaaagtaaaaagaataGTAAGAAAAGCGCTTGCTTAGATAACAACGAAAAGCAGAGGAGGCATTACAACGAAgcattgaaaaaaattaataatattaaactCAAAGAAGGTAATGATGGAACCGAGGATGTAAGTAACAAAAGAGACATGAACAAGTTTATTACTGGTTCAACGCATTGTAACATAGAAAACAATGCGAATAATCAAGCTCCTGTGGAGGTATTTATACCAGTCACAGAAAATGTTACATGTACTTCTGCTGCTAATGCTACAAAAGAAACTTCAACACTAGCTGCTTCCAACAGTAGATACAATAATGAAAACACAGAAAGTACTTCAACATCTTATGAATATGATCATCAAACAGGGACATTCACAAATTCcttttgtaataatttattaaataataatgatatggAAGCGCATAATGACTGTTCGGCGAAAAATACGTCCTCCCTTTTATCATTGTATTACTTGtcagaaaatattttaaaatttcaaaaaggaactattaaatgtattttgcAAGATTTAAGAGATAACTGTTTATCAAATTTAGCATatgagttaaaaaatattacatttcaagaatattatatggctattcattatttaaatagaTATGTAGATGACTCCAATTGTTatgatgatatattttttctactaaaaattttagcaaagaatttagaaataaggaaaatacCAAGTCTATATAATGAAGAAGAACAGAAGGAGTTTTTAAACTCTCTGACTATTATAACGAAACAGATGAAAAATAGTTATGCTTATTTTACGTCCACTAGTAATATTATGAGTTCAGGGGAGCCTGACAGATTTTCATCTCTAATATTTCAGTAA